A portion of the uncultured Draconibacterium sp. genome contains these proteins:
- a CDS encoding phospholipase A yields MMRIKISVLILALVLAVSATEAQELYGGAEKTLADHWGLGDNESGNDLFVIHTYKPVYLLLGKVSNNVNRMPHSSNPERSLSETIPLNKTEQMFQLSLKTKVANDFFGGAIWVGYTQVSFWQVFNTDFSRPFRETNYEPEAMLIFPLKYRLLGMEGVFVGVGFNHQSNGRTNPLSRSWNRIIAQVALQGKNTSVVFKPWWRLPEAASDDDNPGIENYMGRSELLLTWQKGVHNVSCTAHHSLRFGDDNRGNVQVAYAVQVLDNLKIRAQVFSGYGESMIDFNHRQTVVGVGLSLVEW; encoded by the coding sequence ATGATGAGAATAAAAATATCAGTGCTTATACTTGCTTTGGTGTTGGCTGTTTCCGCAACAGAGGCACAGGAGCTGTATGGCGGAGCTGAAAAAACACTGGCCGACCATTGGGGACTGGGTGATAACGAAAGCGGCAACGACTTGTTTGTAATTCACACCTATAAGCCGGTGTATCTGTTGCTGGGGAAAGTGTCTAACAATGTAAACCGTATGCCGCATAGTTCCAACCCCGAGCGCAGTTTGTCGGAAACGATTCCATTAAATAAAACGGAGCAAATGTTTCAGTTAAGCCTGAAAACAAAGGTGGCAAACGATTTCTTTGGCGGTGCCATTTGGGTAGGTTATACACAGGTTTCGTTTTGGCAGGTGTTTAATACCGATTTCTCGCGGCCTTTTCGCGAGACGAATTATGAACCTGAGGCGATGTTGATTTTTCCGTTAAAATACAGGCTTTTGGGTATGGAGGGCGTGTTTGTAGGAGTTGGTTTTAATCATCAAAGCAACGGTCGTACCAACCCTCTGTCGCGCAGCTGGAACCGGATTATTGCACAGGTGGCCTTGCAGGGTAAAAATACATCGGTGGTTTTTAAACCGTGGTGGCGCTTGCCCGAAGCTGCTTCCGACGACGATAACCCGGGGATTGAAAATTATATGGGACGCAGCGAGCTGTTGTTAACCTGGCAAAAAGGCGTTCATAATGTAAGCTGTACTGCACATCATAGTTTGCGCTTTGGCGATGATAACCGCGGAAATGTGCAGGTGGCTTATGCTGTTCAGGTATTGGATAACCTGAAAATCCGTGCACAGGTATTTTCGGGCTACGGCGAAAGTATGATCGATTTTAACCACCGGCAAACGGTTGTTGGTGTTGGTTTGTCGTTGGTGGAGTGGTAG
- a CDS encoding acetate uptake transporter: MSTQKIGNPAVVGLAGFGLTTLLLQIHNIGLLGIGPVLSMGLIFGGLAQMIAGFMEQKVGNNFGFSAFVAYGSFWIGLGIIWLLNHFNIYAASHTDVGWYLVAWALYTCILLFASFYVHKAMAITFILLEIGFILLIVGHFGFPKMNVVAGFELIFCALSAWYMMAAIIINDLAGKTVLPLGTAWAKKAE; encoded by the coding sequence ATGAGTACTCAAAAAATTGGGAACCCGGCAGTTGTTGGTCTGGCCGGTTTCGGATTAACTACCCTTTTACTGCAAATTCATAACATCGGACTTTTGGGCATCGGCCCGGTCCTTTCAATGGGATTGATTTTTGGAGGTTTGGCACAAATGATTGCTGGATTCATGGAACAAAAAGTTGGGAACAATTTTGGGTTCAGTGCCTTTGTTGCTTATGGTTCATTCTGGATCGGTTTGGGGATTATCTGGTTACTGAATCATTTTAACATCTATGCCGCCTCGCACACCGACGTGGGTTGGTACCTTGTGGCATGGGCACTTTACACCTGTATTTTATTATTTGCATCGTTTTATGTACACAAGGCTATGGCCATTACATTTATTCTGCTGGAAATTGGTTTTATCCTGCTAATTGTTGGTCATTTTGGATTTCCCAAAATGAATGTTGTAGCCGGTTTCGAACTCATTTTTTGTGCTTTATCAGCATGGTATATGATGGCTGCGATTATCATAAACGATCTTGCCGGAAAAACTGTTCTCCCTCTTGGAACTGCCTGGGCAAAAAAGGCTGAATAA
- a CDS encoding HAMP domain-containing sensor histidine kinase encodes MIENYTLTSYAPAMRYTNGQLENQSRIILDNKQLISFVESISQMVLILNSHRQVVYSNNSYRSFVKQLNHDPILGKRPGETFNCANAFKSASGCGTSDACKTCGAVNAILDSQKGKRSTKQCQILTTSNDALDLAVTATPFVLEDTHFTIFSINDISAENRRKSLERVFIHDILNSAGAISGLSSIISEMEDINEIRDLAKTIEDASRSLIEEIQAQRELGAAERGELQPQITEIDSAPVLIELQKAYAKHELNFGKPIAIGYNSKNCSVATDRVQLKRIMGNMIKNAIEINVPGDLITLHCTPTENAVEFSVHNKSYIPQHVQNQLFKRFYSTKGKGRGLGTYSMKLLGEKYLNGKVGFTSTKENGTTFYIQLPK; translated from the coding sequence ATGATTGAAAACTACACCCTAACAAGCTATGCCCCGGCTATGCGCTATACCAATGGGCAGCTTGAAAACCAATCCAGAATTATTCTTGACAATAAGCAATTAATTAGTTTTGTTGAGTCTATTTCTCAAATGGTACTCATTCTGAATAGTCACCGTCAGGTGGTTTATTCAAATAATAGTTACAGAAGTTTTGTTAAGCAATTAAATCACGATCCTATTCTTGGAAAAAGACCGGGAGAAACATTTAATTGTGCAAATGCTTTTAAATCAGCTTCAGGTTGTGGTACTTCCGATGCCTGTAAAACATGTGGTGCTGTAAATGCGATTCTTGATTCGCAAAAGGGAAAACGTTCAACTAAACAATGCCAGATTTTAACTACTTCTAATGATGCACTTGATTTGGCAGTAACGGCCACTCCTTTTGTTTTGGAAGATACTCATTTTACGATATTCTCAATAAATGATATTAGTGCCGAGAACAGGAGGAAATCGTTGGAGCGCGTTTTCATTCACGACATACTTAATAGTGCCGGAGCAATTTCAGGATTATCTTCGATTATTTCTGAAATGGAAGATATAAACGAAATTCGAGACCTGGCTAAAACAATTGAAGACGCCTCAAGAAGTTTAATCGAAGAAATTCAGGCACAGCGCGAACTGGGAGCTGCCGAAAGAGGAGAACTCCAACCTCAGATTACGGAAATTGACAGTGCACCTGTTTTAATTGAACTGCAAAAAGCGTATGCCAAACACGAGTTGAACTTTGGAAAACCGATTGCCATTGGATACAACTCAAAAAATTGTTCTGTTGCCACCGACCGTGTTCAGCTAAAACGCATAATGGGCAACATGATTAAAAATGCCATTGAAATAAATGTTCCGGGCGACTTGATTACGCTTCATTGTACTCCAACTGAAAATGCAGTTGAGTTTTCGGTACACAACAAAAGTTACATTCCGCAGCATGTTCAAAACCAACTTTTTAAACGCTTTTACTCTACAAAAGGAAAAGGTCGTGGACTGGGAACATACAGCATGAAACTTTTGGGCGAAAAATACCTGAATGGTAAAGTTGGTTTTACCAGCACAAAAGAAAACGGAACAACTTTTTATATTCAACTTCCTAAATAG
- a CDS encoding glycosyl hydrolase 53 family protein produces the protein MQKNKSHFFKSVLFLFLLLNFCSFSTRAQEYAVGADLSFLKEAEDNGFEFKENGEVKKGIEIFKDHGYNWIRLRLFHSPTQLPNNLEYTISTAQMAKEHGFKFLLDYHYSDTWADPAKQFIPKAWEALSHETLIDSVYEYTRETMIAFRDAGVYPDMVQVGNEISNGMLWPDGKLPDNWDNLAELIQAGINGVFASCGNNPCPKIMIHIDKGGDKEFTKYWYDKLLSYGIDFDVMGQSYYPWWHGSILDLRNTLNFMARTYKKEIIVVEAAYNFAPAEYIGKPAPFAESPEGQRQFLEEVNRVVLNVPNGLGTGVFWWEPAVENKGFGYRTFFDAEGNVQAVIEVFDRFTRH, from the coding sequence ATGCAAAAAAATAAATCACATTTTTTTAAGTCTGTCCTGTTTTTATTTCTGCTCCTTAATTTTTGTTCTTTCTCAACAAGGGCACAGGAATACGCTGTTGGAGCTGATCTTTCGTTTTTAAAAGAAGCTGAAGACAATGGTTTTGAGTTTAAAGAAAACGGAGAAGTAAAAAAAGGCATCGAGATATTTAAAGATCACGGATACAACTGGATACGATTAAGATTATTTCACTCGCCCACACAACTTCCCAACAACCTTGAATACACCATTTCCACAGCGCAAATGGCAAAAGAACACGGTTTTAAATTTTTACTCGACTACCATTATTCCGATACCTGGGCCGATCCTGCAAAACAATTTATCCCAAAAGCATGGGAAGCACTTTCACACGAAACACTCATAGATTCAGTTTACGAATACACGCGTGAAACAATGATTGCTTTTCGCGACGCCGGCGTTTACCCCGATATGGTGCAGGTTGGTAACGAAATAAGTAACGGTATGCTTTGGCCCGATGGTAAATTACCCGACAACTGGGACAATTTGGCTGAACTGATTCAAGCTGGTATAAATGGTGTTTTCGCTAGTTGTGGCAACAATCCGTGCCCGAAAATTATGATCCACATCGATAAAGGCGGTGATAAGGAATTTACAAAATACTGGTATGATAAACTGCTGTCGTACGGAATTGATTTCGATGTAATGGGACAATCCTATTATCCGTGGTGGCACGGCTCAATTCTCGATTTGCGAAATACATTAAATTTTATGGCGCGTACCTACAAAAAAGAAATTATAGTGGTAGAAGCCGCCTATAACTTTGCACCGGCAGAATACATTGGTAAACCGGCGCCTTTTGCAGAGTCGCCCGAAGGACAGCGCCAGTTTTTGGAAGAAGTTAACCGCGTGGTACTTAATGTTCCCAATGGTCTGGGTACCGGCGTTTTCTGGTGGGAACCTGCCGTGGAAAACAAAGGTTTTGGCTATCGCACATTCTTTGATGCAGAAGGAAATGTACAAGCTGTAATTGAAGTATTTGACCGATTTACTCGCCATTAA
- a CDS encoding acyltransferase family protein, producing the protein MSERRYDIDWIRVIVFDILIFWHVGLFFVAWENQVEWDLPLKNNVQLTWLFWPMMFIRQWRLSILFLISGIGTCFSLSSKSGGTYLKERFIRLFIPLLTAIFIVVPPQVYIERLAQSSVSISFFQYYPSTFQGVYPEGNFSWGHLWFVAYLLIMSVAALPLFLYLRSKGSRLFRLLSQLIHKSPFYLYVFCLPLLLIEISLQKRFPLTMALTNDWYAFSYYFICFLAGFILANLEKTIWNTFVQIRHFALAFGIVASIPVLLMIAKGENPLWLQLLKPLNVWSWILAIFGFSSKYLNRKSALLSYRNAAVYPFYILHFTITLLLGYLIKDAAIHYLLKMLLMIIGTYGISFIFYEFVIRRVPLLQPLFGVKMKSSAPLRVLSQE; encoded by the coding sequence ATGAGCGAAAGAAGATATGATATTGATTGGATAAGGGTAATCGTTTTCGATATTCTTATATTTTGGCATGTAGGACTGTTTTTTGTGGCCTGGGAAAACCAGGTTGAATGGGATTTACCCTTGAAAAATAATGTGCAGCTTACCTGGCTATTCTGGCCAATGATGTTTATCAGGCAATGGAGGTTATCTATCCTCTTTCTGATTTCGGGCATAGGTACCTGCTTTTCCTTATCTTCAAAATCTGGAGGCACCTATCTGAAAGAGCGTTTTATCCGTTTGTTTATTCCCCTATTAACCGCCATCTTCATTGTTGTTCCACCTCAGGTTTATATCGAGCGCCTTGCGCAAAGCTCCGTTAGTATTTCATTTTTTCAGTATTATCCTTCTACATTTCAAGGGGTTTACCCTGAGGGCAACTTTAGCTGGGGGCATTTGTGGTTTGTTGCTTATCTGCTGATTATGTCGGTAGCAGCACTTCCACTGTTTCTTTATTTGCGCAGCAAGGGAAGCCGTTTATTTCGTTTGCTTAGCCAGTTAATTCACAAATCGCCATTCTACTTGTACGTGTTTTGCCTGCCACTGCTATTAATTGAAATAAGCCTGCAAAAGCGGTTTCCGTTAACCATGGCTTTAACAAACGACTGGTACGCTTTCAGCTATTATTTTATTTGCTTTTTAGCTGGATTTATCCTTGCCAATCTGGAAAAAACGATATGGAACACCTTTGTGCAAATTAGGCATTTCGCTTTGGCATTTGGCATTGTGGCATCTATACCGGTACTTCTAATGATAGCCAAAGGAGAAAATCCCTTATGGCTTCAGCTATTAAAACCGCTAAATGTATGGAGCTGGATTCTTGCTATTTTTGGATTTAGCTCGAAATATTTAAACCGAAAAAGCGCCTTACTGAGCTATAGAAATGCCGCAGTATATCCGTTTTATATATTACACTTTACCATCACCCTTTTGCTGGGTTACCTGATAAAAGATGCAGCAATACATTATTTACTTAAGATGTTGCTTATGATTATCGGGACCTATGGAATATCATTCATTTTTTATGAATTTGTAATCAGAAGAGTACCTCTTCTACAACCTCTTTTCGGAGTAAAAATGAAATCGTCTGCTCCCTTGCGAGTCCTTTCGCAAGAATAA
- a CDS encoding pentapeptide repeat-containing protein, which produces MTYITDKNIKNKDFSVKALDLADYENCNFSDCIFSGANLSSYNFEDCSFENCDFSNTKITNAAFKNVRFKNCKLIGLQFDECNPFLLEFSFDGCSLNYASFYQLKIKNTRFNRCTIHEVDFSETDLTKAVFSECDLAGAIFSRANLQKADLRNSINLVLDPEQNQLSGAHFSLDMLPGLLGKYRIKVD; this is translated from the coding sequence ATGACATACATAACGGACAAAAACATTAAAAACAAGGATTTTTCAGTAAAAGCACTGGATCTGGCCGACTACGAAAACTGTAATTTCTCCGATTGTATATTCTCGGGCGCCAACCTAAGCAGCTACAATTTTGAAGATTGCTCGTTTGAAAACTGCGATTTTAGTAACACAAAAATTACCAATGCCGCGTTTAAAAACGTGAGATTCAAAAACTGCAAACTCATTGGCTTACAATTTGATGAATGCAATCCTTTTTTGCTCGAATTTAGTTTTGACGGCTGCTCATTAAATTATGCCTCGTTTTATCAATTAAAAATTAAAAACACACGCTTTAATCGCTGCACCATTCACGAAGTTGATTTTAGCGAAACCGACCTTACAAAAGCTGTATTCTCGGAATGCGATTTGGCCGGAGCTATTTTCAGCCGCGCCAACCTGCAAAAAGCAGACCTGCGTAACAGCATAAACCTGGTGCTCGACCCAGAGCAAAACCAACTGTCCGGGGCTCATTTTTCGCTTGATATGCTTCCCGGCCTGCTTGGCAAATACCGCATTAAGGTAGATTAA
- a CDS encoding trimeric intracellular cation channel family protein has protein sequence MDLLLWFDYIGTFVFAISGTLTAADKRLDFFGATVIGFVTAIGGGTMRDLLLGDTPVAWMRTNNYFWMIIAAVVVTIIFRKHVMKLKRTLFLFDTIGIATFTLLGLKKALLFNIDPSMAVLMGLSSAVVGGVIRDILCNEVPLIFHREIYATACIAGALVYLLLSHLGVSELICETATVTSIIAIRILAIRFNIALPRLVSKE, from the coding sequence ATGGATCTACTACTTTGGTTTGATTATATCGGGACATTTGTATTTGCCATTAGCGGCACCTTGACGGCTGCCGACAAACGCCTCGACTTTTTTGGTGCTACCGTAATTGGTTTTGTTACGGCTATTGGCGGAGGTACTATGCGCGACCTTTTATTGGGCGACACTCCCGTTGCCTGGATGCGAACCAACAATTATTTCTGGATGATTATTGCTGCCGTTGTGGTAACCATCATTTTTCGCAAACATGTAATGAAACTAAAACGTACCCTCTTTCTTTTCGATACTATCGGAATTGCCACATTTACTTTGCTCGGCCTGAAAAAAGCCCTGCTTTTTAATATCGATCCGTCGATGGCTGTATTGATGGGACTGTCGTCGGCAGTAGTAGGAGGCGTTATTCGCGATATTCTGTGTAACGAAGTACCCTTGATTTTTCACCGCGAAATTTATGCCACTGCCTGTATTGCCGGAGCACTTGTATATCTTTTATTGAGCCACCTTGGCGTTTCTGAACTTATTTGCGAAACAGCAACCGTAACTTCAATTATTGCTATTCGTATTCTGGCCATTCGTTTTAACATCGCTTTGCCACGACTGGTGAGTAAGGAATGA
- a CDS encoding LytTR family DNA-binding domain-containing protein, whose translation MNTTKENSITKWFRKPFPLVESTNDKVLISLGSGVVVVCILILIKPFGIESYNGIFFFLAGFGVIDFIITAINLFLLPLLVPHFLKSTSFTTGKNLLIILWILLNISFVNYFYSNFMIDKIYPANFENHSSISFSKWVTMTFSVGIIPVIFALYYIEKRFFWRNSSRAENLNKETSKPHQDKLGKQIQLKSNKDITLTINSADLICVKAEGGNYVSVYWYEKNSTKTELIRMTLTGFMENTNTTDALVRCHKSYIINLNKVISYQGNARSILIQLEGLDFSVPLSRSFPRNKLKRSN comes from the coding sequence TTGAATACAACAAAAGAAAATAGCATAACAAAATGGTTTCGAAAACCATTTCCACTTGTTGAATCGACCAACGATAAGGTACTTATTTCTTTGGGATCAGGTGTGGTGGTGGTGTGTATTCTAATCCTAATCAAACCTTTTGGAATAGAATCTTACAATGGCATATTTTTCTTTTTAGCTGGTTTTGGTGTTATCGATTTTATAATCACAGCAATAAACCTGTTTCTATTACCTCTTCTCGTTCCGCATTTCCTGAAAAGTACCAGTTTTACAACCGGAAAAAATTTGCTGATTATCCTTTGGATTCTCTTAAATATATCGTTCGTCAATTATTTTTACAGCAATTTTATGATCGATAAGATATATCCGGCAAATTTTGAAAACCATAGCAGCATCAGCTTTTCAAAGTGGGTTACAATGACTTTCTCTGTGGGAATAATACCTGTAATTTTTGCACTTTATTATATCGAAAAACGGTTTTTCTGGAGAAACTCCAGTCGCGCAGAAAACCTCAATAAAGAAACCTCGAAGCCCCATCAGGATAAGTTGGGCAAACAAATTCAATTAAAATCGAATAAGGATATAACGCTAACAATTAATTCTGCCGATTTGATATGTGTGAAAGCCGAAGGAGGAAATTATGTATCGGTATATTGGTATGAAAAAAACAGCACAAAAACCGAGTTGATAAGAATGACATTAACTGGTTTTATGGAAAATACAAATACGACAGATGCACTTGTGAGATGCCATAAATCATACATAATTAATTTAAACAAAGTAATCTCGTACCAGGGAAATGCCCGTTCAATTCTTATTCAACTTGAAGGGTTGGATTTTAGTGTTCCCCTTTCCAGATCTTTCCCTCGAAATAAACTTAAGCGGAGTAATTAA
- a CDS encoding carboxypeptidase-like regulatory domain-containing protein, which produces MTREERPKFCKVCENKRMSLQEGLICNINGTAADFDESCPHFKEDAQAKQEIAAHEEYNALVRDAANTGKRFNPEPKFVKSKKLSLMLILLLATSPLFAQTIEGKVTNANTKEPLLYVNVSFPKENYGTITNDDGAFRLKLKVAPQANDTIVFSMVGFQTESYTYSELVKHNFSVSLSEKIEQIGEVKVSSKRLLNDFIPYRKLPPCLSRFIRLDQYWPTAKFTSLQEMNRIEKIQK; this is translated from the coding sequence ATGACCAGAGAAGAACGCCCGAAATTTTGTAAGGTTTGTGAAAACAAACGAATGAGTTTGCAGGAAGGACTTATTTGCAACATAAACGGCACAGCTGCCGATTTTGATGAAAGCTGTCCGCATTTTAAAGAAGATGCACAAGCAAAACAAGAAATTGCCGCACACGAAGAATATAATGCTTTGGTAAGGGATGCTGCAAACACGGGCAAACGTTTTAACCCTGAACCAAAATTTGTAAAAAGCAAGAAATTATCACTTATGCTAATCTTGCTTCTTGCAACCTCTCCCTTATTCGCACAAACTATTGAAGGAAAAGTTACTAACGCAAACACGAAAGAGCCACTATTATACGTAAATGTCTCTTTTCCGAAAGAGAATTATGGAACAATAACAAATGATGATGGGGCATTCCGCTTAAAATTAAAAGTAGCGCCGCAAGCCAACGACACCATCGTGTTTTCGATGGTGGGTTTTCAAACTGAAAGCTACACTTACTCCGAGCTGGTAAAACATAATTTTTCTGTAAGCCTCTCGGAAAAAATAGAGCAAATTGGAGAAGTGAAAGTTAGTTCGAAACGCCTGTTAAACGACTTTATACCATATCGTAAACTGCCCCCTTGCCTTTCGAGGTTTATTCGTTTGGATCAGTATTGGCCGACGGCAAAATTTACATCATTGCAGGAGATGAATCGTATAGAGAAGATCCAGAAATAA
- a CDS encoding kelch repeat-containing protein, with protein MPFEVYSFGSVLADGKIYIIAGDESYREDPEIKALELMNLKQQASIVDFKQNFTWEHFTGKLQCYDIEKNVWTTPDIEFIPRAYHSCCYCNGKIYVLGGKTISTNRYFEYLENKIEVFDVEKQTITIDETNPHQAINFQLFEYKNSIIVMGGSVKLQSNGFKKYTNKAHLYDLSSGYWYELTDMPTAKETKGVRIGNTIYLIGGENEIALDEIDCYNLTTGIWQTEGTLFEGIRKPALTTLNKMIYIYNNDKILTYNTETKVLNEYNIKLNLHNAELFYYSGKLYIVGGSVKENFSESATKNMYCIDLSEFRKTKITHSRKFGGM; from the coding sequence TTGCCTTTCGAGGTTTATTCGTTTGGATCAGTATTGGCCGACGGCAAAATTTACATCATTGCAGGAGATGAATCGTATAGAGAAGATCCAGAAATAAAGGCGCTTGAGCTAATGAATCTTAAGCAACAAGCAAGTATAGTGGACTTTAAGCAGAACTTTACATGGGAGCATTTTACCGGCAAATTGCAGTGCTACGATATTGAAAAGAATGTCTGGACCACCCCCGATATAGAATTTATACCACGCGCATACCACTCCTGTTGTTATTGTAACGGAAAAATCTATGTACTGGGAGGCAAAACCATATCTACGAATAGGTATTTTGAATACCTTGAAAATAAAATTGAAGTATTCGATGTGGAAAAACAAACAATTACAATCGACGAAACCAATCCGCACCAAGCCATTAATTTTCAACTATTTGAATACAAAAACAGCATTATCGTCATGGGTGGATCGGTGAAGTTACAAAGCAACGGATTTAAGAAGTACACTAACAAAGCTCATTTGTACGACCTGAGCAGTGGCTACTGGTATGAACTTACCGACATGCCAACGGCCAAAGAAACTAAAGGAGTTCGGATTGGTAATACGATATACCTGATTGGGGGAGAAAACGAAATAGCACTGGACGAAATCGACTGCTATAACCTGACCACCGGAATCTGGCAAACCGAAGGAACCCTTTTTGAAGGAATCAGAAAACCGGCGCTAACCACGTTAAACAAAATGATTTACATTTATAATAACGATAAAATACTCACCTATAATACCGAAACAAAAGTACTTAACGAATACAACATCAAATTGAATCTGCACAATGCCGAGCTCTTTTACTACAGCGGAAAACTGTATATCGTTGGTGGATCGGTAAAGGAAAACTTCTCGGAATCGGCCACAAAAAACATGTATTGTATTGATCTCAGCGAATTTCGTAAAACAAAAATTACACACTCGAGGAAATTTGGTGGCATGTAA
- a CDS encoding TlpA disulfide reductase family protein — protein sequence MKNAIPFLLIAIIFSACHKKTAINNEPTTTVITGKVSNPNVYPDTKTFTLNITDFRGKKTIICDSINSDGTFSSTFDLYKAQDLSIDPIVGKIIAHPGDSIHLNIDFADIGHVRFSGDAQQSNMDLYKYLNGNYCIFSFSNREKNTMSFIAYKTFCDSVKLIADEKQHEFVQEVNPTTDVDNWTKDYIELSYIQSLLDFPFYYAYVRGLDSYYDISVPDSYYRFLDGIETKFSESVINTNLYTLANVYTGNFTRSTITDTTLSRDSTILQVLNELIDKHEESYFKQVLLGNCFYQFLNTNDVNSFDKHKDLLDKNIHESSLKDPLISYYNKLQKQLAHPEINSDATLAKLNGKAGKSLIDSIWATNRGKVIYIDFWATWCAPCKAEMPNSKKLKKMMVGKDVEFVYICLNSTEQQWELTISQMKLDGKHYYCNREQSKSIRQSFDIDGVPHYMLVDKKGNIIEAGSYLRPMNTETIKKIEKLLTN from the coding sequence ATGAAAAATGCAATCCCATTTCTTTTAATCGCAATTATTTTTAGTGCTTGTCACAAAAAAACGGCTATAAATAACGAACCAACCACAACAGTTATTACGGGTAAAGTTAGTAACCCGAATGTTTATCCCGACACCAAAACGTTTACCCTGAATATTACTGATTTCAGAGGAAAGAAAACAATCATTTGCGACTCGATAAATAGCGACGGTACCTTTAGTTCTACGTTTGACCTTTACAAAGCGCAAGACCTAAGCATCGATCCAATTGTTGGAAAAATAATTGCTCACCCCGGTGATTCCATTCATCTGAATATCGATTTCGCCGATATAGGCCATGTTCGTTTTTCCGGTGATGCACAGCAGTCGAATATGGATTTATATAAATACCTTAACGGTAATTATTGCATCTTCAGCTTTAGTAATCGCGAAAAAAATACGATGAGTTTTATTGCATACAAAACATTCTGCGATAGTGTAAAATTAATAGCTGATGAAAAGCAACATGAATTTGTACAAGAAGTTAATCCAACCACAGACGTTGACAACTGGACAAAAGATTATATTGAACTAAGCTACATACAATCGCTTCTTGATTTTCCTTTCTATTACGCTTACGTAAGAGGTCTGGACAGTTATTACGACATATCGGTTCCCGATAGTTATTATCGTTTTCTTGATGGTATTGAAACAAAATTTTCGGAATCGGTTATCAACACAAATCTCTATACGTTAGCTAATGTTTATACCGGCAATTTTACCCGCAGTACGATAACGGATACAACCCTTTCGCGCGACAGTACTATTTTGCAGGTACTGAATGAATTAATCGACAAACATGAAGAAAGCTATTTCAAACAAGTACTTCTTGGAAACTGTTTTTATCAATTCCTCAATACCAATGATGTGAATTCTTTCGATAAACACAAAGACCTACTGGATAAAAACATACACGAATCATCGTTAAAAGATCCGTTGATCAGTTATTATAATAAACTGCAAAAACAGTTGGCTCATCCTGAGATCAATTCTGATGCAACACTGGCAAAACTAAATGGCAAAGCGGGAAAATCATTAATCGATTCGATTTGGGCAACCAACCGGGGAAAAGTGATTTACATCGATTTTTGGGCAACATGGTGTGCCCCATGCAAAGCAGAAATGCCAAATTCAAAAAAACTAAAGAAAATGATGGTCGGCAAAGACGTGGAGTTTGTTTACATCTGTCTGAATTCAACTGAGCAACAATGGGAATTAACCATTTCTCAAATGAAGCTTGACGGCAAACATTATTACTGCAACCGGGAACAAAGCAAAAGTATTCGCCAAAGTTTTGATATTGATGGAGTACCACATTACATGCTGGTTGATAAAAAAGGGAATATTATTGAGGCCGGAAGCTATTTGCGCCCAATGAATACCGAAACTATTAAGAAAATTGAAAAGTTATTAACGAACTGA